A window of the Desulforapulum autotrophicum HRM2 genome harbors these coding sequences:
- a CDS encoding ABC transporter ATP-binding protein — MAEPALKTEDITKTYRVNAGMFKGKKDLKAVNGVSLSIPKGSILGLVGESGCGKTTIAKMILGLERPTTGKLFIAGKDVSVMPQKQIARIIQPVFQDPYSSLNPRKSIAKIISLPLRAQGLTNGKQDLEQKVDEIMEIVGLQPRLKHNYPNQLSGGQRQRVAVARALIMRPDVVLCDEPTSALDVSVQAQILNMLMELRTELDLTYLFISHDLAVVEHIASHVAVMYLGRIVEQGEARTIFASPCHPYTQALLGSVLTPDPGMGLPDLHLGIEYPNPIDPPSGCTFHPRCIKCQDLCRQTRPELRLKSEKLVACHYPDNF; from the coding sequence ATGGCTGAACCTGCATTAAAAACCGAAGACATAACCAAAACATACAGGGTCAACGCTGGCATGTTCAAGGGCAAAAAAGACCTCAAGGCCGTGAACGGGGTGAGCCTGTCCATTCCCAAGGGCTCCATCCTGGGACTTGTGGGAGAATCGGGCTGCGGAAAGACCACCATCGCCAAAATGATTCTGGGCCTGGAACGCCCCACCACAGGCAAGCTTTTCATCGCCGGCAAAGATGTCTCGGTCATGCCCCAGAAGCAAATCGCCCGGATCATCCAGCCCGTTTTCCAGGACCCATACTCTTCGTTGAACCCGAGAAAATCCATTGCCAAAATCATCTCCCTTCCCCTGAGGGCCCAGGGCCTGACCAACGGTAAACAAGACCTCGAACAAAAGGTGGACGAGATCATGGAAATTGTCGGACTGCAGCCAAGGCTCAAACATAATTATCCCAACCAGCTGTCCGGGGGCCAACGCCAGCGGGTGGCCGTGGCAAGGGCTTTGATCATGCGGCCCGATGTGGTACTTTGTGACGAACCTACTTCAGCCCTGGATGTATCGGTCCAGGCCCAGATCCTGAACATGCTCATGGAATTGAGAACAGAGCTGGATCTAACCTACCTGTTCATCAGCCACGACCTGGCCGTGGTCGAGCACATCGCCTCCCACGTGGCTGTCATGTATCTTGGACGGATCGTGGAGCAGGGAGAGGCCCGGACCATATTTGCCAGCCCCTGCCACCCCTATACCCAGGCACTTTTAGGGTCGGTGCTCACCCCGGATCCAGGTATGGGGCTGCCAGATCTTCATCTGGGAATTGAATATCCCAACCCCATTGACCCGCCTTCAGGCTGCACCTTCCATCCCCGATGTATCAAATGCCAGGACCTATGCAGGCAGACCCGGCCAGAACTCCGGCTCAAATCGGAGAAACTTGTGGCCTGCCACTATCCCGATAATTTTTAA
- a CDS encoding M20 family metallopeptidase, translating to MTRETAIKRVRAQFDTDIFFDCLAALVAQDTGSRALDRKPQMVAYLKDHMVPWLERMDFDCRMVENPVEVNAPFLIARRMEDKDRPTVLIYGHGDTVPAMADKWQAGLDPLALTRQTDPETGQVRWYGRGAADNKGQHAINLMALECVLKEKGCLGFNVVVLVETGEESGSPGLHKICEQEREALKADVLFASDGPRIDPDTPTIFGGSRAVFNFDLEINPREVGHHSGNWGGLLANPGIQLAHAIASMVDARGKILVEALRPEPVPAAIQAAVDILTVAGKGGPAIDPEWGEPGLTAAQKVYAWNTLDVLAFECGDPAQPVNAIPPRAWARCHVRFLAGVDPTTFIPAIRAHLDINGFSMVNITEAPNNYGLATRMTPDNPWVKFARASIEQTLGKTVAFLPNLGGTLPNDAFSHVIGMDTIWIPHSYGGCCQHAPNEHVLASITREGLCLMTGLFWDIGEK from the coding sequence ATGACGCGAGAAACCGCCATAAAACGGGTCCGGGCCCAGTTTGACACAGACATTTTTTTTGACTGCCTTGCAGCCCTTGTAGCCCAGGACACTGGATCCAGGGCTTTGGACCGAAAACCCCAGATGGTTGCCTACCTTAAAGACCACATGGTTCCCTGGCTGGAACGTATGGATTTTGACTGCCGCATGGTCGAAAACCCCGTGGAGGTCAATGCCCCCTTTCTCATTGCCCGGCGCATGGAGGACAAGGATCGGCCCACGGTGCTGATTTACGGCCACGGGGACACAGTTCCGGCCATGGCCGACAAGTGGCAGGCTGGACTTGATCCCCTGGCCCTGACCCGGCAAACAGACCCGGAAACAGGACAGGTCCGTTGGTATGGCCGGGGCGCCGCAGACAACAAGGGGCAGCACGCCATCAACCTTATGGCCCTGGAATGTGTGCTCAAAGAAAAGGGATGCCTGGGGTTTAATGTGGTTGTCCTTGTGGAAACCGGCGAGGAATCAGGTTCCCCGGGATTGCACAAGATCTGCGAACAGGAAAGGGAAGCCCTGAAGGCCGATGTCCTCTTTGCATCTGACGGCCCAAGGATCGATCCTGACACCCCCACCATTTTCGGAGGATCACGGGCCGTGTTCAACTTTGACCTGGAGATCAACCCCAGGGAAGTCGGCCACCATTCCGGTAACTGGGGTGGACTCCTGGCCAATCCCGGAATCCAACTTGCCCATGCCATCGCCTCCATGGTGGATGCCAGGGGAAAAATTCTGGTGGAGGCCCTTCGCCCTGAACCCGTTCCCGCCGCCATTCAGGCTGCCGTGGACATTCTCACCGTGGCAGGCAAAGGCGGACCGGCCATTGACCCTGAATGGGGAGAGCCCGGACTGACAGCTGCCCAGAAGGTCTATGCCTGGAACACCCTGGATGTCCTGGCCTTTGAATGCGGGGATCCGGCCCAGCCGGTCAACGCCATCCCCCCCAGGGCCTGGGCCCGGTGCCATGTCCGGTTCCTTGCCGGGGTTGATCCCACAACCTTTATCCCGGCCATCCGGGCCCACCTGGACATCAACGGTTTTTCCATGGTCAACATCACCGAAGCCCCCAACAACTACGGCCTTGCCACCCGCATGACCCCGGACAATCCCTGGGTCAAGTTTGCCAGGGCATCCATTGAACAGACTCTTGGAAAAACCGTGGCCTTTCTGCCCAACCTGGGGGGCACCCTGCCCAACGACGCCTTCAGCCATGTCATCGGCATGGACACCATCTGGATTCCCCACTCCTATGGCGGCTGCTGTCAGCACGCCCCCAACGAACATGTACTGGCATCCATCACCCGGGAAGGGCTGTGCCTCATGACCGGATTATTCTGGGATATAGGAGAAAAATAG
- a CDS encoding GFA family protein: MIQKTNEFGPDYASVEDDTFKVKYRASCYCKAVQYEVCADPVDAKICHCLVCKKLHGAPMQWAAIFHKRDVRITTGIDHLHFYNNELNKHERILPCKVSCDICGSLIADEGRRMWLAFPSLFDFGQVSKIPASFKPSCHIFYGMRVFDMNDELPKWSGHKNHSERL, from the coding sequence ATGATTCAAAAGACAAACGAATTCGGCCCTGATTATGCATCTGTTGAGGATGACACGTTTAAAGTCAAATACCGGGCGAGCTGCTACTGCAAGGCAGTCCAATACGAAGTGTGCGCGGATCCTGTGGACGCAAAGATATGCCATTGTCTGGTTTGCAAAAAATTGCACGGTGCTCCCATGCAGTGGGCGGCCATATTCCACAAGCGTGACGTCAGGATAACCACCGGTATTGATCATCTGCATTTTTACAATAACGAGCTAAATAAGCACGAACGCATTCTTCCCTGCAAAGTCAGCTGTGATATCTGTGGATCCCTGATTGCCGATGAAGGGCGTAGAATGTGGCTTGCCTTTCCATCTCTTTTTGATTTCGGGCAGGTTTCGAAAATTCCGGCCAGCTTCAAGCCCAGTTGCCATATATTCTACGGTATGCGGGTGTTTGATATGAACGATGAATTACCTAAGTGGTCAGGTCATAAAAATCATTCAGAACGGTTGTAA
- a CDS encoding bile acid:sodium symporter family protein encodes MAATLKRQWFLVGIVLIFALVILDQSASLARAGIFLKNHQGPRFMIFIIFLFSGLIIEPDQIRAGIRDVKATAGAIWVILIVAPLVAGIFLMLPLETGTALGLVLVAAMPTTLSSGVVMTGQAGGSMAHALFTTILSNCLAVVSIPLVLPLLLIPLHLEAGITLDRTAIFIKLLVLVLLPLLLGLGAKRMGLVVPQSLKKRLAMANQCIVLCIVFMSLSGARDVLLTQGHTPLFIVPLAVGFHLTLLGASFGTAQVLKLERGRKESVIFMGAQKTLPLAVMLQITCFPQFGTALLVCVLHHILHLMMDSYLAARMQANNI; translated from the coding sequence ATGGCGGCCACACTTAAACGCCAGTGGTTCCTGGTGGGAATCGTGCTCATCTTTGCCCTGGTCATCCTGGACCAGAGCGCCAGCCTGGCCCGGGCAGGGATTTTCCTCAAGAACCACCAGGGCCCCCGGTTCATGATATTTATTATTTTCCTGTTCTCGGGCCTTATTATTGAACCTGACCAGATCCGGGCCGGAATCCGGGATGTCAAGGCAACGGCTGGCGCCATATGGGTCATTCTCATTGTCGCTCCCCTGGTGGCAGGAATTTTTCTCATGCTGCCCCTGGAAACCGGAACCGCCCTGGGGCTCGTCCTGGTGGCGGCCATGCCCACCACCCTGTCTTCGGGGGTGGTCATGACCGGTCAGGCCGGCGGCAGCATGGCCCATGCGTTGTTCACCACCATTTTATCCAACTGCCTGGCCGTTGTGTCCATTCCCCTGGTCCTGCCCCTGCTGCTTATTCCCCTCCACCTTGAGGCCGGTATCACCCTGGACCGCACCGCCATTTTCATTAAACTGCTCGTCCTGGTCCTCCTCCCCCTGCTCCTGGGGCTTGGCGCCAAACGAATGGGGCTTGTCGTGCCCCAGTCCCTGAAAAAACGACTGGCCATGGCCAATCAGTGCATTGTGCTGTGCATCGTTTTCATGTCCCTGTCCGGAGCCAGGGATGTCCTGCTGACCCAGGGCCATACCCCGTTGTTCATCGTTCCCCTGGCTGTGGGTTTTCACTTGACCCTGCTTGGGGCCTCCTTTGGGACGGCCCAAGTGTTGAAGCTTGAAAGGGGCAGGAAAGAGAGCGTTATCTTCATGGGTGCCCAGAAAACCCTTCCCCTGGCTGTAATGCTCCAGATCACCTGCTTTCCGCAATTTGGCACCGCCCTTCTGGTCTGTGTGCTTCACCACATTCTCCATCTGATGATGGACAGCTATCTTGCTGCCAGGATGCAGGCAAACAACATTTAA
- a CDS encoding ABC transporter ATP-binding protein, translating to MTPLLEVKNLNVDLELPAGDLHAVRHVSFKLEKGKTLSLVGESGCGKSMTAMAIMGLLPPSARCTADKIEFEGKDLLDLKESQMAAIRGSHMAMIFQEPMTSLDPCYTIGDQLTEALTEHQNASRKEARDRAVFLLEKVGITGSASRLKQYPHQLSGGLRQRIMIAMGLMCGPSLIIADEPTTALDVTIQAQIMALLAAIQKEFNMGMILITHDLGVVARVADNVAIMYCGQIVETGTIDEIFTHPVHPYTRGLMDCIPVPGKTLPGEKLGSIPGMVPTPIGDLWGCSFRNRCNRAIEACARPYLEQTVLSSTQAFTCVNPGVDMDKQPVGPAQTEGK from the coding sequence ATGACACCTCTGCTGGAAGTAAAAAATCTCAACGTTGACCTGGAACTGCCTGCCGGCGACCTCCATGCTGTGCGCCATGTCTCGTTCAAGCTGGAGAAAGGAAAAACCCTGAGCCTGGTTGGAGAATCGGGTTGCGGCAAATCCATGACTGCCATGGCCATCATGGGCCTGCTCCCCCCGTCGGCCCGGTGCACGGCTGATAAAATTGAGTTTGAAGGCAAAGACCTTCTGGATCTCAAGGAATCCCAGATGGCAGCCATCCGTGGATCCCACATGGCCATGATCTTCCAGGAGCCCATGACCTCACTGGACCCCTGCTACACCATCGGCGACCAGCTCACCGAGGCCCTTACCGAACACCAGAATGCCTCAAGAAAAGAGGCCCGGGACCGGGCCGTGTTCCTGCTTGAAAAGGTAGGCATCACCGGATCCGCCTCAAGGCTCAAGCAATACCCCCATCAGCTGTCAGGGGGGCTTCGCCAGCGGATTATGATTGCCATGGGGCTGATGTGCGGACCGTCCCTGATCATTGCCGACGAACCCACTACGGCCCTGGACGTCACCATCCAGGCCCAGATCATGGCGCTGCTGGCCGCCATCCAGAAGGAATTCAACATGGGCATGATCCTGATCACCCATGACTTAGGGGTGGTGGCCCGGGTGGCGGATAATGTGGCCATCATGTACTGCGGCCAGATCGTGGAAACCGGCACCATCGACGAGATTTTTACCCACCCGGTCCACCCCTACACCCGGGGACTCATGGACTGTATCCCGGTGCCAGGAAAAACCCTGCCCGGCGAGAAACTGGGTTCCATACCGGGAATGGTACCCACCCCCATCGGCGACCTGTGGGGCTGCTCGTTCAGAAACCGGTGCAACCGGGCAATTGAGGCCTGTGCCCGCCCGTACCTTGAACAGACCGTTCTCTCCTCCACCCAGGCATTTACCTGCGTCAACCCCGGAGTAGACATGGACAAGCAACCGGTCGGACCGGCCCAAACGGAGGGGAAATAA
- a CDS encoding VTT domain-containing protein codes for MASHKRLMTGKGLVVLLIIGLIIVFFSTGMHHYLTLDFIKDSRLRFQEIYSQNPVGVIAAFVAFYIPAIALNLPGAAVFGLAAGALFGTLAGTIIISFASSIGAVLACLLSRYLLRDWIQNRFGASLKTINEGISKEGVFYLFSLRLIPVIPFFLINMAMGLMPIRLWTFYWVSQLGMLPGTAIFVNAGSQLSQIKSMDNIVSPGFLVSLALLGLFPLIIKKIITRYRSHTHKNALKIPETGNITVELPASLQKEIETMANACTNCGACKRKCAFLQEHGTPKEILETVDFTKPENLALAFECSLCNLCGAICPENLDPRKLFFTLRQQAIKAGTVDLSTYRRILGYEARGSSPLFAYHGLPNGCDTVFFPGCTLPGTRPETTWQIFTTLQQRYPALGVVLDCCTKPSHDLGRQDYFNHSFGKLNNYLVENNIKKVVVACPNCYAIFKHNAKNLVVETVYEVINSGDLPIGAAVTGEVAVHDPCPLRGEKAVQDSVRAILTRMGLTLSEMKHHGKRTLCCGEGGSVGLVRPDLAKKWGQMRRDETNGRKIVTYCAGCAGFLNRVTPTVHLADVVFAPQKVFQGNLRVAKSPFTYLNRIRLKRRFKKALEPVMIPVDPNPISDIPIQQETDGTQHFS; via the coding sequence ATGGCCTCACACAAACGACTCATGACAGGAAAAGGGCTCGTTGTCCTCCTGATCATCGGGCTGATCATCGTATTTTTTTCCACAGGAATGCACCACTATTTAACTCTGGACTTCATCAAAGATTCCCGGCTACGCTTCCAGGAAATTTATAGTCAAAATCCGGTTGGCGTCATCGCTGCCTTTGTTGCCTTTTATATCCCGGCAATTGCCCTGAACCTCCCCGGTGCAGCGGTATTTGGACTGGCTGCCGGGGCTCTGTTCGGAACCCTGGCCGGTACAATCATCATTTCCTTTGCCAGCAGTATCGGTGCCGTCCTGGCCTGCCTGCTGTCACGGTATCTGTTGCGGGACTGGATTCAAAACAGATTCGGGGCAAGCCTTAAAACCATCAATGAAGGCATCAGCAAAGAGGGCGTATTTTACCTCTTTTCCCTGCGTCTCATCCCGGTGATTCCTTTTTTCCTCATTAATATGGCCATGGGACTTATGCCCATACGGTTGTGGACATTTTACTGGGTCTCCCAACTGGGTATGCTGCCTGGCACGGCCATCTTTGTCAATGCCGGCAGTCAACTGTCCCAGATCAAATCCATGGATAACATTGTTTCCCCAGGTTTCCTCGTTTCTCTGGCCTTGCTTGGGCTGTTCCCGCTGATCATAAAAAAAATAATTACCCGCTACCGCAGCCATACCCACAAAAACGCTCTGAAAATTCCAGAGACCGGGAACATAACGGTGGAACTGCCTGCTTCTCTCCAGAAAGAGATAGAAACCATGGCCAACGCGTGCACGAACTGTGGAGCCTGCAAAAGGAAATGCGCGTTTCTTCAGGAGCACGGAACGCCCAAAGAGATCCTGGAAACGGTCGATTTTACAAAGCCGGAAAATCTGGCCCTGGCCTTTGAGTGCAGTCTGTGCAACCTGTGTGGTGCCATCTGCCCGGAAAATCTGGACCCGCGAAAACTATTTTTTACCCTCCGACAACAGGCAATAAAGGCTGGAACGGTTGACCTGTCAACCTACCGAAGAATCCTGGGCTACGAGGCGCGTGGCAGCTCTCCCCTGTTCGCTTACCATGGCCTGCCCAATGGGTGTGACACTGTATTTTTCCCGGGCTGTACCCTGCCCGGGACTCGGCCGGAAACCACCTGGCAGATATTTACCACCCTGCAGCAACGGTACCCTGCCCTGGGTGTGGTTCTGGACTGCTGCACAAAGCCAAGCCATGACCTTGGCCGCCAGGATTACTTTAACCACAGTTTTGGAAAACTAAACAACTACCTTGTGGAAAATAATATCAAAAAGGTGGTGGTTGCCTGCCCCAACTGTTATGCCATTTTCAAACACAATGCCAAAAATTTAGTTGTAGAGACCGTTTACGAAGTGATCAACAGTGGTGATCTGCCCATCGGTGCAGCGGTAACCGGTGAGGTAGCCGTACATGATCCCTGCCCGTTGCGTGGGGAAAAGGCCGTGCAGGATTCGGTACGCGCCATCCTGACCCGCATGGGGCTGACCCTGTCAGAAATGAAACACCATGGAAAAAGAACGCTGTGCTGCGGAGAAGGGGGAAGTGTTGGCCTGGTACGCCCGGACCTGGCCAAAAAATGGGGGCAGATGCGCCGTGATGAAACCAATGGCCGCAAAATCGTAACCTATTGCGCAGGATGTGCTGGCTTTTTGAACCGGGTCACCCCGACCGTCCACCTGGCAGATGTTGTATTTGCACCCCAAAAAGTTTTTCAGGGAAATCTGAGGGTTGCAAAAAGTCCATTCACCTACTTGAATCGAATTCGACTGAAACGACGGTTTAAAAAAGCCCTGGAACCGGTTATGATCCCTGTTGATCCGAATCCCATCTCTGACATTCCGATCCAACAGGAAACGGATGGTACCCAACACTTCTCGTGA
- a CDS encoding gamma carbonic anhydrase family protein, with product MTLYAYKKTRPEIHETVFIAPTAQIIGNVHIGKHSSVWFQTVIRGDMDRISIGERTNIQDLSICHADENIPLNIGNGVTIGHNCVVHGCTIEDNCLIGMGAIVMNRAVVGTGSVIAAGAVVLEQTIIPPYSLVTGLPGKVKKRYENREEIEQYLKKMSDHYVKSARDFSAGDLFYPING from the coding sequence ATGACCCTGTATGCATACAAAAAGACCCGTCCTGAAATTCATGAAACCGTTTTTATTGCTCCTACCGCTCAAATAATTGGAAACGTCCACATCGGGAAACATTCGTCCGTGTGGTTCCAGACGGTCATTCGAGGTGATATGGACCGGATCAGTATTGGTGAGAGGACAAATATCCAGGACCTGAGCATCTGCCATGCGGATGAAAATATTCCTTTAAACATTGGAAACGGTGTGACCATTGGTCATAATTGTGTTGTCCATGGATGTACCATTGAAGATAATTGTTTGATCGGGATGGGTGCCATAGTGATGAATCGTGCGGTTGTTGGAACAGGATCTGTGATCGCTGCCGGTGCTGTTGTGCTCGAACAAACAATTATACCGCCGTATTCCCTTGTGACCGGTTTGCCAGGCAAGGTTAAAAAGAGATATGAAAACAGAGAAGAAATTGAGCAGTACTTGAAAAAAATGTCTGATCACTATGTGAAAAGCGCCCGGGATTTCAGCGCAGGGGATCTGTTTTATCCCATCAATGGCTGA
- a CDS encoding uroporphyrinogen decarboxylase/cobalamine-independent methonine synthase family protein: protein MPIPGNLLTTAMAVMPHTNIDKALETALSLDVPFWPQLPNYSYYEDMYVQAAEHFPGILLDTDKKTLRFSMDKFIMEFEETMAHFDELEYFDVSATYSAVYHRFLDLDLSDKPAIRGQLEGPVSFGFNILDQDERPILFDDNIRPFMFEFMAKRINIQLKKLKQKNSNAFMFIDEPGMQFIFSAMSGYSDQKAKQDLDEFFSMIDSPKGVHLCGNPDWDFLLNLDTDILSLDIHSNAQIFGLSTSSIKKFLNRGGILVWGIVPTGFETFERENIDLLAFKLETIWKALDKKGIPMDQLLAQGLISPATCCLVNQDGDKTVEKAFQMTKKLSESLREKYKLI, encoded by the coding sequence ATGCCTATCCCGGGAAATTTATTGACGACTGCAATGGCAGTCATGCCCCATACCAATATTGATAAGGCCCTGGAGACAGCGTTAAGCCTGGACGTTCCATTCTGGCCACAATTGCCTAATTACAGCTACTATGAAGACATGTATGTTCAGGCGGCAGAGCATTTTCCAGGTATTCTTCTGGATACGGATAAAAAAACATTACGGTTTTCAATGGATAAATTTATCATGGAATTCGAAGAGACCATGGCCCATTTTGATGAGCTTGAATATTTCGATGTCAGCGCTACATATTCCGCGGTGTATCATCGTTTTCTGGATCTGGATCTGTCGGACAAACCTGCAATTCGTGGTCAACTTGAGGGTCCTGTCAGCTTTGGTTTCAATATCCTTGATCAGGATGAACGTCCCATTCTCTTTGATGATAATATACGACCATTTATGTTTGAATTTATGGCCAAGCGGATCAATATTCAATTAAAAAAACTCAAACAGAAAAATTCCAACGCCTTCATGTTTATTGATGAGCCCGGTATGCAGTTTATTTTCTCTGCGATGTCTGGTTACAGCGACCAGAAAGCAAAACAGGACCTGGATGAATTTTTCTCAATGATTGATAGTCCCAAAGGTGTACATCTATGCGGGAATCCGGATTGGGATTTTCTTTTAAACCTTGATACAGATATTCTGTCTCTGGACATTCATTCAAATGCACAAATTTTTGGTTTATCAACCAGTTCAATAAAAAAATTCCTCAACAGGGGTGGAATCCTTGTCTGGGGGATCGTTCCCACCGGTTTCGAAACATTTGAACGAGAAAACATTGATCTGCTGGCCTTTAAACTGGAAACAATCTGGAAGGCGCTTGATAAAAAAGGGATTCCAATGGATCAACTCCTGGCCCAGGGGTTGATATCTCCCGCCACTTGTTGCCTGGTCAATCAAGATGGGGATAAGACAGTTGAAAAAGCATTTCAAATGACAAAGAAACTTTCAGAATCTTTACGGGAAAAATATAAATTAATTTAA
- a CDS encoding sulfurtransferase → MNKKQRIVLAGAVMLILSTLFMACSSSSVTEKKYPNANLLANSDDLTQAEVVILDTRSAEAYSQGHINGSISIPWQQFLDADSNLLATDQLEQDLSQMGLTRTLSMIIYDDTTASFGGAGRLFWMLEVLGCPSVRILNGGWDKWLADGNTPQITENTRPVSVFTAQVNTGITSDKEYIAARMDNSDFAIVDTREDEEFTGWQRYGEARGGHITGAVQIPYPWYFSKDKTVLPYENLKNLFESRGITQDKEVTAYCTIGIRSGFAYFLFRLLGYDRASNYDGSIRDWSESDPAAFPMEKLAQYSKLVYPTWVKQVIDYHAPGSTTPAPAGYDHDRDHKFMVVETQWGTLEWAEAYKNGHIPGAVHSNSDIYENDYPRWFLLPDDQLHAALADMGITEDTTVVVYSDSNIFAARLWWILTYAGVKDVRYLNGGYAAWINAGYEGETQVNNPVSTTAFTGTACPELLATVAEMVQIYDDTDTVVVADVRSAPEYKGKISGYSYVVQKGRIPNAVWAHDADDSSLEYTDSDGSLRSFPEIKSLWESAGISSGMTAGQFDRDVYFYCGSGYRSSLSFLHAYLMGFSNIKNFSDGWEGWSTEYTHDEDACADSLTPGWCQDPSGRPVATGEF, encoded by the coding sequence ATGAACAAAAAACAACGGATAGTCCTGGCAGGGGCTGTCATGCTGATACTATCGACCCTGTTCATGGCCTGCAGCAGTTCCAGTGTCACCGAGAAAAAATATCCCAATGCGAACCTCCTGGCAAACTCAGACGATCTGACCCAGGCCGAAGTCGTCATCCTTGACACAAGGTCAGCCGAGGCCTATTCCCAGGGCCATATCAACGGCTCAATCAGCATTCCCTGGCAGCAGTTCCTGGACGCAGACAGCAATCTGCTTGCCACGGATCAGCTTGAGCAGGATTTGAGTCAGATGGGTCTGACCCGGACCTTATCCATGATCATATATGATGACACCACCGCTTCCTTTGGCGGTGCTGGACGACTGTTCTGGATGCTGGAAGTCCTGGGTTGCCCGTCGGTCAGAATACTCAACGGCGGCTGGGACAAATGGCTGGCTGACGGCAACACCCCCCAGATAACGGAAAACACACGGCCCGTGTCTGTGTTTACAGCCCAGGTAAATACGGGCATTACCTCGGACAAGGAATACATTGCCGCGCGCATGGACAACAGTGATTTTGCCATCGTGGACACCCGTGAGGATGAAGAATTCACAGGGTGGCAGCGGTATGGAGAAGCCAGGGGTGGTCATATTACCGGTGCGGTTCAGATCCCTTACCCCTGGTATTTCAGCAAGGACAAAACCGTTCTGCCCTATGAAAATCTAAAAAATCTGTTCGAATCCAGGGGGATTACCCAAGACAAGGAAGTGACTGCGTACTGCACCATAGGCATTCGCAGTGGCTTTGCCTATTTCCTGTTCCGCCTCCTGGGATATGACAGGGCCAGCAATTACGACGGCTCCATCAGGGACTGGTCCGAATCCGATCCCGCTGCCTTTCCCATGGAAAAACTGGCCCAGTACAGTAAACTGGTCTATCCCACCTGGGTAAAACAGGTGATAGACTACCATGCTCCGGGCAGCACCACCCCTGCACCTGCCGGTTATGACCATGACAGGGACCACAAATTCATGGTCGTTGAAACCCAGTGGGGCACCCTGGAATGGGCGGAGGCCTACAAGAACGGTCATATTCCCGGAGCTGTCCATTCCAATTCCGATATCTATGAAAACGACTATCCGCGCTGGTTCCTGCTTCCTGACGACCAGCTGCATGCCGCCTTGGCAGACATGGGAATCACCGAAGATACCACCGTTGTCGTTTACAGCGATTCCAATATTTTTGCCGCACGCCTGTGGTGGATCCTGACCTATGCCGGGGTCAAGGATGTCCGTTACCTGAACGGCGGTTACGCCGCCTGGATCAATGCCGGCTACGAAGGCGAAACCCAGGTCAACAACCCGGTCTCCACAACAGCATTTACCGGAACGGCCTGCCCCGAGCTCCTGGCAACTGTGGCCGAGATGGTCCAGATATACGATGATACAGACACTGTTGTGGTCGCCGATGTACGCAGCGCCCCCGAATATAAGGGAAAAATTTCAGGCTATAGTTACGTGGTCCAGAAAGGCCGCATACCCAATGCCGTGTGGGCCCATGACGCCGATGACTCCTCACTGGAATACACCGATTCCGATGGGAGTCTCCGGAGTTTTCCTGAAATAAAATCCCTGTGGGAGTCTGCTGGGATAAGCTCAGGAATGACTGCTGGCCAGTTTGACAGGGATGTCTATTTCTACTGTGGCAGCGGCTACCGATCTTCGTTAAGCTTCCTCCATGCCTACCTTATGGGATTTTCCAATATAAAGAACTTTTCCGATGGTTGGGAAGGATGGAGCACCGAGTACACCCATGACGAAGACGCCTGTGCCGACAGTCTCACACCCGGTTGGTGTCAGGATCCCTCCGGCCGACCAGTGGCGACCGGTGAATTCTGA